CGTGAACTCGGTCGGGGCGGTTGACCCCGGCGCGGCGCTCCGGATGGGCCTTCGATGGGTAGCCGCCTGGGCGCTCTTTGCGAGCCTGCGGGTCGTGCGGCCCGGCCCCGAGGCGGCCCGACGCTTCCTGGACGGGTTTATCGCCGGGTCCCTGATGACCCTCCTGCTGGGCCTGGCCGAGGGCATCGGCGAAGACCGGGTCGACCCGTGGTTGGCGTGGTTTCGGACGGCGCCGACGGAGGTCGAGGGCTTCCGCCGGTGGGCGTCCATATTCGAGCATGCGAACGTCGCTGGCGTGTGGTGGGCCCTGGCTGGCCTGGCCTGCGGATTTCGGCTTCATGGGACATCACTCCGGACCCACCGATGGATATTCGGCGGATTGGCCGTCGCCTTCACGGCCGGCGTCCTCCTCACATACAGTCGGGGCGCCGCCCTAATCCTTGGGACCGGGTGGGCCCTGCTGACCCTGTGGGAACGGCGGTGGGGCCGGCCGAAATACGGCCTCGCCCTGGCTGTAACGGGCATCGGCGTGGGGACCGTACTTTTCTGTACAGATTCCGTGTTTCGAGAGCGGTGGTGGCCGTCTGGACGGCCGTGGGTCGCGGCCCGGCTGATGCCGACGGAGTTTCCGACGAGTCCTTATCCAACCCGGCAGAAGGTCGTCGTTTACAATGCGGGCGCTCTCCGGTGGTCCTGGGGCGGCCGGCACCCCGTTCAACTGGCCTACCACCTGGTGGACGAACACGGGCGGCTGTACTGTCTGGACGTGCGGCGCTACCCGCTACCCCACGATGTCGAGCCTGGCGTCCATCAGGTCTTGGAGGTGACGGTCCCGGCGGTGGCCTGTGCGCCTCGATGCCGGGGCCGATGGGACCTCGTGTGGGAGCGCGTGACGTGGTTCGACCCGACCGTTCAACAGATCATGTTCGGCATTCGGGCGACGGGGGGTCGTCTCCCGGGGAGAGGAGCGGCTTCGGATAGGCCCCCCGAGTGTAGATCCGGTATTTATTTGCCGCCACCGCCTCACGTGACGGCGGTTCACCAAGCCGGCCGCGTGCTTCAACGTCAGAGGGTCGAACTCGGTCGGTGGCGGTTGTACGCATTGGCGTGGGACCTGTGGCGTCAGCGTCCCTGGGTCGGATGGGGTCTCGATGCGTTCCGGCTCCGCCTGGCCGAGATGGCCGGCGGCGTGTGGCCGACGGGCACCGTCACGAGCAATCAGATGTTCCTGGAAGTCCTGGTCGGCGGCGGCATCGTGGGCCTGGGACTCCTCGCCCTCTGGGCGATTCCATTGATCATTCGGCTCGGCCGCCGTCTCTGGGCGTCCGATGAAGGGGTCGTCTATCGTTGGATGGCCCTCCTGATCGGCAGTACAGGCCTGTGGGACTTCATGATGGGCTTTTACGTCGTCCTGGGCTTGGGGGCCATCAGTGCGGCCTGGGGCATGGAAGTCGGGCAAGTAGGCAGTCGGCGTCAGGCAGATGAGGGATAACGAGAAGCCGACGACGGTTACCGCCGAGCTCCCGAACTGCCGAATGGCCGAGCGACCCGGGCATCAGACGGTCATGCGATTGGGTCTGGACGTCAGCACGGTTCGCGCCGGGGCCACGGGGGTCGGTTATGTCGTGTACCACCTGTGGCGGGCCCTGCGGGCTTACGAGGGCCTGGAGTGTGTCCCCCTGGTCCCCCATATGACCGTAGCGACGGATTCACGACCGCCAGCGTACCGGCCTCACTGTTGGCCGACGCGCCTGGCCTGGCTTCAACTGGAACTTCCCTCAGCCTTACGGACCACCGACTTGGATCTCCTTCATTTTCCGAACTACTTGGCCCCCCTACGGTGTCCCCTCCCGTATGTCGTCCACTTCCATGACCTGTCGGTATTTCGTTATCCAGACCTACAGCCCCTTCGGAAGCGATGGATTTTCCGGGTCCTCCTGACACGGGTCGCCCGTTCGGCCGCCTGTGTCGTGACCGTATCCCACACGATGGCTCGGGAGATCGCCGAGTACTTTGGACTCCCCCTCGAGCGGGTCGCCACCGTCTGGAACGGTTACGACCCGGCCTTCGGTCCGGTCGACCGGGACGCCCAGCGAGATGTGTGCCGCCGTTATGGATTGGAGCCGCCCTTCTTCCTGTTTGTCGGTGCGATCCACCCTCGGAAGAACCTGGAGACGCTCTTGCGGGCCTTCGACGTCTTTCGCCGCTGGGGCTACCCGCATCACCTCGTCGTCGTCGGCCCCCGGGGCTGGCAATATCAGGCAGTCTTCCGACTATGGCGTCGTCTGCACTTGGAAGACCGGGTCCACTTTCTGGGCTACGTCCCCCGGTCCGACCTGGTGGGTCTTTACAATGCGGCTACGGCCCTGACGTATCCCTCCCTCTATGAGGGCTTTGGTCTGCCTGTCGTCGAAGCGATGGCCTGTGGGACGCCGGTCGCCGCCTCTCGGATCCCGGCCCTACAAGAAATCAGCGGTCCGGCCGCTTATTGGGTCGAGCCCCGGGACGTCTCGGGATGGGCCGAAGCGATGGCTCGTCTGGCCGACGACGGGGCCCTGCGGGACGACCTCCGGGCGGCCGGCTTAGCCCGGGCCCCCCAGTTTTCATGGGACCGGGCGGCGGCCGAGCTGGTCCGTCTATACGACCGAGTGTTGAACGAGATGTCCCCACCGACCGGGGCGGGCGGCGCGACCCTGCCCGAGGTCCACGCCCCCGATCCATCGGCCCTGGCTGACGCCGTCCGGCAGAGCCTCCTGTACTTCGCCCTCTTCAAACACCCCGTGACCCTGCAGGAACTCCATCACAGTCTCCCGAACCGGCCCGTGCCGCTCGAGACCCTGCAGGCCTTCCTCCAGACCCGGCCCTGGCCAGAGCTTCAGTGCCAAAACGGGTTCTACGCCTGGTGCGAGGCCGGGGAGTCCGTCCCATCGTGGCTGGCTCGCCGACGTCGACGAGAACAAAAGTTTGAGGCCCTCTGGACCCGGTACGGACACCATGTCCACCGGCTCGCCCGACTCCCGTATGTCCGCATGGTCGGCCTCTCCGGCGGCGGCATGTTCGGGACCGATATCCGAGACCTGGACCTCTTTATCATCACCCGCCCAGGTCGCACAGCCCTCGTGTACTGGATGATCGTCCTACTGACCCGCGCCCTGGGAGTCCGATCGGTCCTCTGTGCCAATTACTTCATCGACGAGACGGCCCTCACCCTGCCCGAGCAGGACTACTACACGGCCCATCAGGTCATTCACTTGCGGCCCGTCGTCGGCTACGACCACTACCTGGCCTTCTGGGCCGCCAACCCGTGGGTCGTCCGCCTGTTTCCGAATGCTCACCCCTGGCCGCCCGAGGGACCGGCTCTCCCGAAGGTCGGGGCCCGATGGCTGGAGTGGGTCCTGGACGTCCTGGGCGGACCCCTCTGGAATCGGGTCGGCCTTTGGCTTTTACGGTGGTGGCTTCGCTCCAAGGCCGGCCCCGAGTCCGACCTCCGCTTGACGCCCCACGTCCTGAAGCTTCACCTGCACGACTACCGGAAGCGCATCCTGACCCGCTTAAAACGCCTCTTCTCGTCGAACTCACTCCACACTCAGGTTTAACGGTCCCGTATGCCTTTTCCCACCGACCGGCCTATCGGCCGACCCGCCCAAGACATGGCTATCGGGGTGGGTCGGCCGGGACGGGGACGGGGGCGCTCAGGCGACTGTGGCGGAAGCCGTACAGGAAGTAAAAGACCAGGCCGACGGCCAGCCACAGGCCAAACCGAACCCACGTGATGACCGGCAGGTGCCAAGCCAAATACCCGCAGGTCAGGATGCTCAGCAGGG
Above is a window of bacterium HR11 DNA encoding:
- the mshA_1 gene encoding D-inositol 3-phosphate glycosyltransferase, whose product is MRDNEKPTTVTAELPNCRMAERPGHQTVMRLGLDVSTVRAGATGVGYVVYHLWRALRAYEGLECVPLVPHMTVATDSRPPAYRPHCWPTRLAWLQLELPSALRTTDLDLLHFPNYLAPLRCPLPYVVHFHDLSVFRYPDLQPLRKRWIFRVLLTRVARSAACVVTVSHTMAREIAEYFGLPLERVATVWNGYDPAFGPVDRDAQRDVCRRYGLEPPFFLFVGAIHPRKNLETLLRAFDVFRRWGYPHHLVVVGPRGWQYQAVFRLWRRLHLEDRVHFLGYVPRSDLVGLYNAATALTYPSLYEGFGLPVVEAMACGTPVAASRIPALQEISGPAAYWVEPRDVSGWAEAMARLADDGALRDDLRAAGLARAPQFSWDRAAAELVRLYDRVLNEMSPPTGAGGATLPEVHAPDPSALADAVRQSLLYFALFKHPVTLQELHHSLPNRPVPLETLQAFLQTRPWPELQCQNGFYAWCEAGESVPSWLARRRRREQKFEALWTRYGHHVHRLARLPYVRMVGLSGGGMFGTDIRDLDLFIITRPGRTALVYWMIVLLTRALGVRSVLCANYFIDETALTLPEQDYYTAHQVIHLRPVVGYDHYLAFWAANPWVVRLFPNAHPWPPEGPALPKVGARWLEWVLDVLGGPLWNRVGLWLLRWWLRSKAGPESDLRLTPHVLKLHLHDYRKRILTRLKRLFSSNSLHTQV